GTCTCGAGCGGGACGTCGGCGACCGAGCCCTGTTCGCCGAGCTGGCCCCAGACGCGCTCGGCCTTCTCCGGCAGGACGGGCTGGGCCAGCACGGCGACGGCCTTCGACAGCTGGACGCAGTCGCGGATGACCTGTTCGGCCCGCTCCGGGTCGTCGTCGACGAGGTTCCAGGGCTCGTTGCGCTGGATGTACTCGTTGCCGTAGTCGGCGAGGTCGACGGCGACGTCCGCGAGCACCCGGAGGTCGTACTCACGGACGGCGGTCTCGAACTCGCCGACGGCGTCCTCGATGCGGGCCTCGACCTCGTCGCTGGTGGCGACGTCGGGCGTGCCGCCGTAGTTGCGCTGGGCGAACAGCAGCGACCGGTAGAGGAAGTTGCCGAGGTTGCCGACGAGCTCGCCGTCGACGCGCTCGGCGAAGCGGTCCCAGGAGAAGTCGACGTCCGACTCCAGGCCCGACCCCGAGAGGATGTAGTAGCGGAACAGGTCGGGGTGGAAGCCGGCGTCGAGGTACTCCTCGGCCCACACCGCGCGGTTGCGCGACGTCGAGAGGGACTTGCCGTCGATGCCGACGAATCCGGAGGCGAGGATCGCCCGGGGCTCGTTGTAGCCGGCGCCCCGCAGCATGGCGGGCCAGAAGACGGCGTGGTGCTGGATGATGTCGCGCCCGATCACGTGGACGATCTCGGCGGCCTCGTCGTGCCAGTCGTCGTCCCACTCGGTGCCGTGGCGCTTCTCGCCGCCGATCTTCCAGACCCGCTCCCAGTCGTACTCGTCGGCGCCGACGCGCTCGCTGTACTGCTTGGTGGAGGCGACGTACTCGATGGGGGCGTCGACCCAGACGTAGAGGACGAGGTCTTCCGCGCCGTCACCGTCCTCGGCGTCGCCGGGGTAGTCGATGCCCCAGTCGAGGTCCCGCGTGATACAGAGGTCCTCCAGCTCCCCCTCGATCCACTCGCGGGGCTGGTTGCGGGCGTTGTCGCTCCCTTCGAGGCGGTCGATGAACCCCTGGAGGTACTCCTGAAAGTCCGACAGGCGGAGGAACTTGTGCTCGCGCTCGCGGTACTCGGCGGGGTTGCCCGTGATGGTGCTCGTGGGGTCCTCGATCTCGCCGGGTTCGAGGTGCCGCTGACAGCCCTCGTCGCACTCGTCGCCGCGGGCGTGCTCGCCGCAGTAGGGGCAGGTGCCCTCGACGAGCCGGTCGGGCAGCCACTGGTCGGCGTCGGGGTCGTAGGCGACCTGGATCTCCTTCTCGACGACGTGGTCGTTGTCGATCCACGACCGGACGAACTCCTTCGTGAGTTCGGTGTTGGTCTCGTCGTGGGTGTGGCCGTAGTTGTCGAACTCGACGTTGAACTTCGGGAACGTCTCGGCGTACTGCTCGTGGTACTCCAGGGCGAACTCCTCGGGGTCGACGCCCTCCTCGGCGGCGTTGACCGCGATGGGCGTCCCGTGCATGTCCGACCCGCAGACGAAGGCGGTCTGCTGGCCGACGCGTCGGAGCGCCCGGGCGTAGGCGTCGCCCTGGACGTACGTGCGGAGGTGACCGACGTGCAGGTCCCCGTTGGCGTAGGGGAGCCCGCAGGTCACCACCGCGGGTCGATCAGTGGGGAACTCCTCGTGGCTCATGTGTCTGTGCTACCTCCGAACTCGTGGAAAGGCTGCCGGTTTAGCATGGCTGTGACTGTGTCTCGTCGGTCGGAAGCGGTGCGAGAACCGGGCGGCCGAGGTTCGCCGGCCGCGCTCGGGGGCCGTCCTACCGGCCGCCGACCGCCGCCCGGGTCCACCCGGCGCTCCCGTGGCGACGCATACGCATCGGGATGCCGGTGTGGACCCCCATCTCGGCCGGTACTGGCCCGCGGAGCGACAAAAGCGGTTCGGTCAGTCCTCGACCGCCACTCCGCCGAAGGCGACCAGACCGGTCACGACCAGGTCGACCTCGTCGTGGACGTCGGCGCTGCGGACGCGATCGTCGCTGACGCCGCCGAGGATCGGCAGGACGTCCAGCCTGACGTTCCACTCCCGCGGCACGACGATCTCGACGCCGCCGAACATCGCGATCGCGTTCACGTGCGCCGGCTTCTCCGGAACGGTCGCGTCGCGGAGGTCGACGGTCGCCGCGCCGAAGAGAGCCGTCAGATCGGCACCGGTGAACTGGTCGGTCGTCACGCGCGTCTCGCTACCGCCGAGGACGGCCATCGAGGAGACGTGCGAGTCGGGCGTCGCGGCGGGGCTCCGGCGGTAGTGGCTGAGTAGCAGCGAGAGCCCGAACAGGACCACCAGCAGCGGCCACAGAGATCCGAGTTCCGCTGCGTCGACCAGTCCGAGCGCGGAGAGCTGCCAGAGGCCGGCGACGATCACCACCACGACCGGTCCGAAGAGGTTGCGGAAGCCGCTGACCGCGATGGCGTACAGTCCGAGCAGGACGAACAGCGACGGGACGAACCGCCAGAGGACCGACGTGTCGTACGTGCCGGTGGTGTCGAGCAGGAGCAACAGGCCCGCGAGGAGGACTGCGAGCCCGAACAGGACCTGAGTGGGGACGCGTCGACGGGCGGTCGACATGACCGCCCGGACGCGCCCGCGAGTGATAAGTACAGACTCGTTATCGAACGCTACGCGATCGTTACTCGCCCGGCCGCCCCGCGAGCCGCCCGCTCAGAACGCCAGAGAGGCCCCGCCGATGAGGCCAAGCGTCACGAGCAGTCGCCCGACGCTGCCGGCGAATGTGGCCAGCGCGAACTTCAGGTAGTCCTCCTCCAAGACGGAGAAGGCGTAGATGGAGAGCGTGTCGGGGAAGCCGGGGACGCTCAGGGCCAGCGCGAGCCCGACGTAGCCGAACTGCTGGGCGAGTTCGACGGTCCGGCGCTCGGACCAGGCGACGACGTCGAACCGGGACCGCCGGAGGAACCGAACGACGGGGCCGGATTGCTTTGCCTCCTGGCCGAGGTGGAAGGCGAAGACGCTCCCGGCGGCCTTGCCCAGCCCGGAGATCACGATGACCACCGCGAGGTCGAGGCTCGTCGGGAGCCCCAGGCGGAGCGACGAGGCCGGGGCCAGCACGATCTCGCTCGGCAGCGGGAGGACGAACGCGATCAGGAAGGAGTAGACTCCGATGAGGAGCAGGCCGACGGGCCCGGTCGCGGTACAGACCGCCCGCTCGAAGCCGACGGGATCGCCCGTCGTCGGGCAACTGGCGAGCAACACTGGGAGGCCCTCGAGTGGCACAACTACTTTCAGTAGGGCCCCGGTCCTAAACTTTGATATTCGCCATTCGGGAGCGACGACTCTCTCGGCCCACCGACCGCGTCAGTACCAGTCGAGGTCGTCGACGAACGAGCGCAGCATCGACCGGGTGACGTGGGGCATGCAGACGACGCGCAACTCGCCCGCAGACGTCTTGGAGACGCGCCAGTCCCGCTCCCGGAGCTCCGCGGCCATCGGTCGCGACAGGTCGGCGGCGACCAGCGGGAGTTCCGGCCCGACGACGTCGTGGCCGCGGGCGGCCAGCTGGTCGGCGAGCCACTCCGCGTTGTCCATCTCCCGGTCGTAGGTCTCGCGGTAGCCGTCCGGCCACAGCGCGTCCATGGCTGCGACGGCGCTGGCGACGCCCGCGCCGGAGCGCGTGCCGGTCAGCGTCACCTGTGACGTCGACTCCAGGTAGGGCGTGTCGATGGCGAGTTCGTCCAGCAGATCGGCCGACCGCACAAGCAGGCCGCCGGCGGGCACCGCCGCCTGGCCGACCTTGTGGGGGTCGATGGTGAGCGTGTCCACGTCGGCGTGGCCGAAGTGCCAGCGGTGGTCGGTGAAGGGGAGGTAGAAGCCGCCCCACGCCGCGTCGACGTGACACAGCGCGCCGGCGTCGGCCGCCAGGTCGGCGATGGCCGGGATCGGATCGACCTGACCGTACTCCGTCGTGCCGGCGACGCCGACGACGCAGACGGTGTCGCCGTCGATCAGCTCCGCCATCGCGTCGACGTCGGCGCGGTAGTTGGTGGCGGGCGCGGTCCGCAGTTCCACGCTCAGTGTCTCGGCCGCCTTCCGGAAGGAGAAGTGGGCGTGCTCCGGCGCGACGACGTTCGGATCGTCGGTCTCCGCCCGGTTGCGCGCGATGCGGACGGCCTGGATATTGGCCTCCGTGCCGCCGCTAGTGACGTACCCCTCCGGTTCGGGCAGGCCCGTGATCGTTCCGAGGGTCTCGACGGCCTCGGCCTCCAGTTCGGCGACCCGCTCGTACGTGCCGGGGTCGCCCGGGTTGGTGGCGAGGAACCGCTCCGCGGCCTCGCGGGCCGCCGGGTGCGGTTCGGTACACATCGAGGAGAGGACCCGCTCGAACTCCTGGGGCTCGGCCCGCTGCATTCGTTCACGAACTCGTCCCGGATTCGTTTATCCGTTGCGCTCCGGCCGGACGCGCTGTTCTGGACGAACGATCGGGATAAATATCGCAGTACGGCGCTCGAACGCAACAGTGAAACGACCGAGTCCCCCTGGATCGGGTATGCCTGGTATCGCCGTCACCATCGGACTGCTGCTCGTCAATCTCGGGCTCCTCGGGGCGGTCTTCGCGTTCGGTCGGACGGACGGCCTGGCGTCGTCCGATCGGTGTTACGTCTGCTCGACGGCCGACCCGGGGACGGCAGTGAGCGGCGTGCCGGTCTGTCCTGCCTGCAGGGACGAGTACTTCGCCGCCGTGGCCTGATCCCGGTGTCCGTCGGCAGCGAAACGGGGCAGCGGCCTATTCCCGAACCGATTCGAGCAGGAGTCGCTGCTCGACGCGCTTGACCTCCTGCTGGACGTCGCGGACGGCGTCGACGTTGGCCGAGATGGAGGTGACGCCCTCGTCGACGAGGAACTGGACCATCTCCGGCTTCGAGCCGGCCTGGCCGCAGATGCTCGTGGCCACGTCGTGGTCGTTGCAGACGTCGATGGTCCGCTCGATGAGGTCCAGCACGGCCGGGTGCAGTTCGTCGAAACGGCCGGCGACCCGCTCGTTGTTCCGGTCGACGGCGAGGGTGTACTGCGTGAGGTCGTTCGTTCCGAACGAGGCGAAGTCGATGCCCGTCTCGCACAGCTCCTCGACGCCGAGCGCACTGGCGGGCGTCTCGACCATGACGCCCCAGGTCCGCTTGTCGGGGTCGATGCCCGCCTCTTCCATGAGCGACTTCGCGCGGACGACGTCCTCCGCGTCGGTGACCAGCGGGAGCATCAGCTCGACGTTGTCGTAGCCCATGTCGTAGAGCTTCCGGACGGCCGACAGCTCCAGTCGGAACGGGTCGGGCTGGTCGAGGCTCCGCCTGATCCCCCGGTAGCCCAGCATGGGGTTGTGCTCGTCGGGCTCGTCGGCGCCGCCGTCGAGCTGGCGGAACTCGTCGGTCGGGGCGTCCAGCGTCCGGACGCGGACCGGCCGCGGGTAGAACGCCTCGGCGACCTCCCGGATGCCGTCGACGAGCTCCTCGACGTAGGCGTCCTCGCCGTGGTCCTCGACGTAGCGCCGCGGCGTCTTGCCCGTCGAGAGCACCATGTGCTCGATGCGCAGGAGACCGACGCCGTCGGCCCCGGTGGCCGCCGCCCGCTCGGCCGCCTCCGGGATGGAGACGTTGACCTTGATCTCCGTGCCCGTCATGGGCTTGGGGGTCGGCGACGGTCCGGCGGCCGCGCCGGCCCCGGCGTCGGCGGCCGTCTGGTCCGTCGCTGCGTCGTCCCCGGTCGCCGGATCGGACTCGCCGCCGGCCGCCTCGTCGCCGGCCCGGACCGTGCCGGTGTCGCCGTCGACGGTGACCCGCTGGCCGTCGCGCAGGCGGTCCGAAGCGCCGTCGGTTCCAACGACGGCGGGGACGCCCAGTTCTCGGGAGACGATGGCGGCGTGGCTGGTCATCCCGCCCTCGTCGGTGACGATGGCGGCGGCCCGCTTCATCGCCGGTACCATGTCCGGGGTCGTCATCTCCGTGACGATGACGTCGCCCCCTTCGACCTTGTCCAGCTGGTCGAGCTTCCGGACGAGCCTGACCGTGCCCGTCGCGGCGTTGGGGCTGGCGCCGACGCCGGACGCGAGGACGCCCGTCTCCCCCTGGGCGGTCATCGCGCCGCCGTCTGCCACGCCGCCCGCCTCGCCATCTGCCGCGCCGTCGGCGTCGGCCGCGACGGCGTCGTCGATGGTCGTGATCGGCCGGGACTGGAGGAGGTAGACCCGGGGGTCGTCACCGCCCTCGCTCGCGGGGTCGCCGGTGATGGCCCACTCGACGTCCTGGGGTTCGCCGTAGTGGTCCTCGACGCGCTCGCCGACGGCGAGCAGGCGGTCCAGCAGGTCCTCGGTGAGGACGCGCTCCTCGCGGCGGTCGTCCGGGACGGCCCGTTCGACCGTCTCGCCGCCGTCGCGGACGAACTTCGTCTTCTTGTCGGCGACAGTCACCTCGGCGACCTCGCCGGCCTGGCGGTCGACGACGTAGTTGTCCGGTGAGACGGACCCGGAGACGACGCCCTCGCCCAGCCCCCAGGCGGCCTCGATGACGGCCTGCGGCGCGCCGGTCGAGGGATGGCTCGTGAACATCACGCCGCTCGCGTCCGCGTCGACCATCGCCTGAACGACGACGGCGACGTCGACCGTGTGGTGGTCGAACCCCTGCTCCGCCCGGTAGTAGATGGCCCGCTGGGTGAACAGCGACGCCCAGCACTCCCGGACGCGGTCCAGCAGGTCGGCCCGCTCGACGTTGAGGAACGTCTCCTGCTGACCGGCGAAGGAGGCGTCGGGGAGGTCCTCCGCGGTGGCCGACGAGCGGACGGCGACGGCCTCGTGATCGAGGTCCTCGTGCGCCGAGAGAATCTCCTCGCGTACCGACTCCGGGAGGTCAGTGCCGGTGATCAGTTCCCGGGCGCGCTCGGCGGCCTCGGCCAGCGCCTGGGAGTCCTCGGGATCGACGTCGACCGCGTCGAACAGTTCCTCGTCGATCCCGGTGGACTCGACGAACGTGCGGTAGGTGTCGGCGGTGACCACGAAGGCCGGCGGGACCGGCAGGCCCGCGCCGGCGAGTTCGCCGAGCGAGGCCGCCTTGCCACCGACGGACGCGAGGTCGTCGGCCGTGATGTCTTCGAGCCAGCGTACTGGCATGCAACCCGACGTTCACGCACCGACAGCAAGCCCGTGTCGGTTCCGGCACTTTCGGGTGGGGAGTAACTCGGATTCGAGTACTCTATCTCGAAACGAACGGCGAAAACTGGACGGGCTTGAGCCGGTCACGCGACGACGATGTCGTCGTCGTCGTTCTCCGGGACCGTGATCTCCCCGTCCATCGCGGTGACCGCGCGGCCGCCGACCCGGACGTCGTGGCCGTCGGTCTCGACGCGGACCGTGCCCGGGCGGTCCAGCAGGTGGCCCTGCTCGACGGCGATCTCGTCGAACTCGCCGTCGAGCGCGCCGTGGCGCCGGAGGTAGGCCCCGCAGGCGCCCGCTCCCGTCCCCGTGACCGGGTCCTCCGGGATGCCCGCCAGCGGAGCGAACGCCCGCGCGTGCAGCGTCGACTCGCGGTCGAGGGCGTCGAAGGTGAAGGCGTACAGCCCCCTGGCGTCGGCCCGCTCGCAGAGGTCGGCGATCGCCCCCTGGTCCGGGCTCGCGTCGCGCAGGTGCTCGAAGTAGTTGACGGGCACTACCAGGAAGGGAAAGCCCGTCGACGCCCGGGCCAGCGGGAGGTCGGCCCCGACGTCCCGCAGGGCCGCCACGTCGATCCCCAGCGCGTCGGCCGCGTCGGCGTGGTCGACGTCGACGGCCGCCACCTCCGCCGCGGCCTGCTCCATCCAGACCTCGTCGTCCTCGCCGACGTCGACGGCCAGGTCACCCGCGGCCGTCTGCGCGGTGTGCGTCCCGGCGTCGATCTCGCCCCGCTCGAAGAGGGCCGCGTAGGTCGCAATCGTCGCGTGGCCGCAGAGATCGACCTCCTCCTCGGGCGTGAAGTAGCGGACCTCGCGGCCCTCGCCCTCGTCGCCCGGCCGGACGAACGCCGTCTCGCTGGCACCCAGTTCGCTCGCGACCGCGCGCATCTGGTCCTCGGTCAGCCCGGCCGCGTCGGGAACCACGCCGGCGGGGTTGCCCGAGAGCGGCTCGTCGGCGAAGGCGTCCACCAGCAGCGCCCGTCGTGTCTCCATGCCCGCCCGTTCGGTCACTCCCGGGAAAACGCTTTCCCGGCGCGGCCCACCTCCTCCGTCCCAGAAGACACGTCTATCTGACACGCCGTGAGGCGTTCCGGAAACGTTGTATCCCGGGCGCGTTCAGACCTCGGCGTGTCGCTGCTGAGCATCTTCGCCTCGTCCATCCTCCCAGTGGTCGCGATGGCCGCGACGGGCTACGCCCTCGCGCGGATCACCGACGTCGAGGCGGACGCGCTGAACACGGTCACGGTGTACGTCCTCGCGCCGGCGCTGGTCGTCCACAGCCTGACCACGTCGGCGCTGGGCGGTGGGACCATCGTCCGGGTCGTCGGCGTCGTCGGCGCGTTCACGCTCGCGATGCTCGTCGTCTCGGAGGGGTTCGGTCGCCTCTCCGGGCGCTCCGAGCCGCTGCTGGGCGCGTTCGTCCTCGTAACGATTTTCCCGAACACCGGCAACTACGGCATCCCGCTGGCCGACTTCGCCTTCGGCCCGGAGGGCCGGAGCACGGCCGTCCTCGTCACGGCGCTACAGGGGGTCATGTTGTACACGCTCGGGATCTACGTCGCCGCGCGCGGCGGCGAGGGCGACGCGCTGTCGAGCATGCGCCGCGTGTTCAGCGTCCCGCTGGTGTACGCCGTCGTCGTCGCGCTGGCGGCCCGCTGGCTCGGCCTCGTCCCGCCGACGGAGGGGACGCTGATGTCGACGCTGGAACTGCTGGGCAACGCCTCCATCCCGATCATGCTGCTCATCCTCGGGATTCAACTGGCCAACGCAGACGTGAGCGGCGCCCTCCGGCCCGTCGCCGGCGCGTCGGCCATGCGGCTCCTGATCGCCCCCGTCGTCGCGCTGGCCGTGACGCTGGGAACGGCCTCCCTGATCGGCTTCGAGAATCAAGTCGTCGCGCGCGTGGTCGTCCTCTTGCTGGGGACGCCCACCGGCGTGACTCCGATCATCCTCGTCGGCGCCTTCAGTAGCATCGGCGCTGACGACGGCCTCTCGCCCAGTGCGTTCGTCAGCGCGACCGTGCTCGTGACGACCGTCGCCAGCGTCGTCACGGTGACGGCGCTGGTCGCTCTCCTCCAGTCCGGAGCCGTCCTCTAGAAGAGCGTTTTCAGCGGCCGCTCCCGACTCGCCCCGTCCGCGCTCCGCCGACGGTCACCGGCGGTGACTGCGGCCGTCGTCGCGGACGTACTGGAGCGCCTCCAGAAACTGCTCCGTGTCCATCCGGTCCCGCCGTTCCTCCAGGCGCTCCCGGAACTTTGTCGGAGTCATGCCTATGGCCAGATATGTAATGAACGATCATAATAGTTTCGCGGACGTGCGTCCAGCGGGTGGGCCGGGCCGACGCCTCTCCGGTCGGTGACACCGCTATCGCGTCCGGTCCGTTGGCAGAAGCCGCTGCCGGCGCACACCGGAGTCCGTCAGTCCGCGACGGCCTCGTCGGAGCCCGTCGCCGCGTCGGGGTTCCGGATCCACAGGTCGCCGAACAGGTCGTCCTGACGGAGTTCGACGCGGCCGCGGTGGGCCAGAAAGAGCAGGCCGAGGAACGTCTCGACGCGCGACCCGCCGACCTCCTCGACTTCGCGGTACAGCACCTCGTCGCGGCCGGCGTCGAACTGCTCGCGGACCGCCGCCATGACGTCGTCGACGATGGCGTCCATGTCCTCGCCGTGGGTGTTGGCGGTCACCTCGTCGGCCGTCGGCTCGTCGTCCATCCGCAGGTCGTCGGCCCCGCGGTAGTCCAGCTCCTGTGTCCCCCGCCGGAAGCCCGAGGGAGAGTCGCTGGTGTCGTAGCTCCGGGACTCCTTCCACCAGGAGTCGCGCTCGGCCTCCCGGAGGTCGTGAACCAGTTCGTCCAGCGTCTGGGGCATCCCGCGGGCGCGCTTGCGCTCCAGCCGCCGGTCCATCTCCCGGTCGAGCGCGGAGAAGGGGTCGGGCTGGTCCAGCGACTCCTCGCCCCGCATCGCCGCCTCCCAGGGCTCTTCGGGCTCCTCCTCGTCCTCGTCGTCGCCGAGCATCGCGTCGCTCTTCATCCGGATCAGCACCGACGCGTAGAACAGCGCCCGACCGGACGTCTGGAGGTCCGACTCGTCGATGACCTCGAGGAACTTGTCGGTGACCTGCACCACGTCGATGTCCCACGGATCGATCTCGCCCTCCTCGGCCAGCTGGACGAGGACCTCGACGGGTTCGACCTCCTCGTCGCCGTCCGCGTCGTCAGCGGCTTCGGCGGCTGCGGGCGTCTCGCCGTTCTCAGAGGAGTCGTCGGAGCCTGAATCAGCCGACGCGTCGTCGCCGAACAGGTCGCCGGCGTCGGATTCTCCGGGCGGGTCGCGATCCTCGTGGCCTGCGATGTTCAGAGGAATGTTGTCGCCAGATTCCCCATCGTCCCGCTCGCGGGTCGCTTCGCTCCCCGCTCGCGTTTCCGAGGGCTCCGGCTCACTCCGTTCGCGGGTCGTGCCTCCCCGCTCACTATCCGAGGCCTCACTACGCTCGGCCTCGCTCTCGCCGGACCCCTCGCTATCTCGCGGGTCGCTCCGCTCCCCGCTCGATGTTGTCGAGCCCCCCTCGTCCCGTTGGTCCTCGGGCGACTCGCTAGTCATCAGCGGCCACCTCCGGCTCACCCGAATCGCCCGACAGGTCGATCCCGGTGACCGCGGAGACGTTGTCGTTCTGCATGGTGACGCCGATGGCCCGCTCGGAGCGGTCCAGCATGGCCGAGCGGTGGGAGACGACGACGAACTGGGCCTCGCCGGCGAGTTCGTCGACCATCTCGCCGACGAGCTCGGCGTTCGCGGCGTCGAGGAAGGCGTCGACCTCGTCCAGCGCGTAGAACGGTGCCGGGTTGTGCCGCTGGATGGCGAAGATGAAGGCCAGCGCCGTCAGGGACTTCTCTCCGCCGGACATGGCGTCGAGCCGCTGGATCGGCTTGTCGCCGGGCTGGGCCTTCATCGTCAGCCCGCCGTCGAAGGGGTCCTCCTCGTCCTCCAGGTGGAGGTGGCCGGAGCCGTCCGAGAGGCGCTCGAAGATGTCCTGGAAGTGGGCGTCGATGGCCTCGTAGGCCTCCATGAAGGTGTCCTTCTTCCGCTGCTCGTAGCTGTCGATCCGGTCGCGGATGCCGTCAGCCTCCTCCTCCAGGGTGGCCTTCTTGTCCTCGAGGTCGGCGAGGTCGTCGGCCACGGCGTCGTACTCGTCGATGGCCCGCATGTTCACGGGTTCGAGCGTCTCCATCTCCGCCTCGAGGCGACCGATCTCGGACTCGACCTCGTGGTGGTCCGGGATCTCCTCGGGGTCGTAGTCGCCGACCTCGGCCTCCAGTTCGTCGATCTCCCAGTCGAGGCGCTCGTACTCCTCGCGCAGGTCGTCGAGGTCGCGCTCGACCTCGTCGACTTCGGACTGCTGCTCGTCGCGGGCCGCCTTCGCCGCCTTCAGCTCCTCGCGGCGGTCCTCGCGCTCGCTCTTGAGGTCGGCCAGTTCCTCCTCGAGCTCGGCGACCTCCGCTTCCTTCTCGGTCTTCTTCTCCCGCTGGGCCTCGATCTCGTCCTCGAGCTCGGCCATCTGCTCTTGGGCCTCGGCCTTGCGGTTCTGCGCGTCCTCGATGTCCTCGTGGAGCTCCTCGATGGCCTCCTCGGCGTACTGCTTCTCCAGTTGCAGTTCGTTGAGGTCGGCGTCGAGGTCGTCCTCGCGGTCCTCCAGACCGTCGATCTCGGCCTTCAGCGAGTCGGCCTGCTCGGTCAGGTCCGGCAGCTCGGAGTCGGCGACCTCGGCCTCCAGCTCGTCGATGTCCGACTGCAGCGCGTCGATCTCGTCGTCTTTCTCGGCGATCTCGGCCTCCAGCTCGTCCATCTCGTCGGAGACCTCCTCGCGCTCGGCCTCGATCTCCGCCAGTTCCGCTTCGAGTCGTTCAACCTTCTCCTCGGCGTCCTCGATGGCCGACCGCTTGCGCCCCATCGCGCTCTGGATCTCGCGGACCTGGTCTGCGGCGTCGGTCTGCCGGTCGCGGGCGTCGTCCAGGCGCTCCTCGACGTCGCGCAGCTCCTCGCGGAGGTCGGCGCGTTCGTCCTCCAGGTCGTTGATCCGCTGGGCCACGCGTTCGAGCTTGCCCTGGCCGCCGGAGAAGGAGTAGCGCGTCCCAGACGAGGACCCGCCGGTCATGGCGCCGGACTTCTCGACGAGGTCGCCGTCGAGGGTCACCATCCGGCAGTCGCCCATGAGGTCCCGGGCGGTGCTCATGTCGTCGACGACCAGCGTGTCGCCCAGCACGTAGGCGAACACGCCCGCGTACCGGGAGTCGAAGTCCACCAGGTTGTACGCGAAGTCGATCACGCCCTCGTGGCTCGGCAGCGACGGCAGCGACCGCTGGTGCATCTCCGTGATGGGCAGGAACGTGGCGCGGCCGGCGTTGCGCGACTTGAGGTACTCGATGCCCCGCTGGCCGACGCTGTCGTCGTCCACGACGACGTGGGCCAGCCGGCCGCCGGCGGCGGTCTCCGCGGCGGTGGCGTACTCGGCGTCGACGGCGCCCAGCTGGCCCACGGTGCCGTGGACGCCGTCCATGTCCGCGTTGAGGACGGTCGTCACCGCGCGGCCGTACGAGGAGTCGCCGTCCTGCCCGGCCTTGGCCTCCAGCTCGGCGTACTCCTGCTGGAGGCCCGAGATCTCGTCCTCGAGGTCGTCGATATCGGCCTGTAGCTCGCGCCTCTCCTCCTTGAGGTCCTCGACGACGTCGGTGATCGTCGCCTTGTTCTTCTTCGCCTTCTCCTGCTCGATCTCGAGGTCGTCGATATCGGCCTCCAGTTCGGGAATCTCGGCCTCGGCCTCCTCGATGGCCTCCCGCTTCTCGCGCTGCTCGTTGGAGCGCCGGCGGGCCTCGTCGAGCAGACGGTCCTGCTCGCGCTGGAGGTCGTTCTTCTCCGATTTGAGCGTCTCGAGGCGATCGCGCTTGTCCTCGAGTTCCTCCTTGACCTCCTCGAACTCCTCGCCGACCTCGTCGATGCGCTCCTGGACTTCCGCCAGGTCGGCCTCCTTTCCCTGGATCTCGGCCCTGACGTTGGACTTCTCGACCTTGGTCTCGCGGATGTCCGACTCCAGGCCGTCGATGGTCTCCTGCTTGCGGTCGACCTGGACGAACGCCTGCCGGCGCTCGTTCTCGGCGTCCTCGACCTGCTCCTCGGCGGCCGCGACCTTGTCTTCGAGCCGGCTGATCTC
This genomic interval from Halomicrobium urmianum contains the following:
- the metG gene encoding methionine--tRNA ligase; amino-acid sequence: MSHEEFPTDRPAVVTCGLPYANGDLHVGHLRTYVQGDAYARALRRVGQQTAFVCGSDMHGTPIAVNAAEEGVDPEEFALEYHEQYAETFPKFNVEFDNYGHTHDETNTELTKEFVRSWIDNDHVVEKEIQVAYDPDADQWLPDRLVEGTCPYCGEHARGDECDEGCQRHLEPGEIEDPTSTITGNPAEYREREHKFLRLSDFQEYLQGFIDRLEGSDNARNQPREWIEGELEDLCITRDLDWGIDYPGDAEDGDGAEDLVLYVWVDAPIEYVASTKQYSERVGADEYDWERVWKIGGEKRHGTEWDDDWHDEAAEIVHVIGRDIIQHHAVFWPAMLRGAGYNEPRAILASGFVGIDGKSLSTSRNRAVWAEEYLDAGFHPDLFRYYILSGSGLESDVDFSWDRFAERVDGELVGNLGNFLYRSLLFAQRNYGGTPDVATSDEVEARIEDAVGEFETAVREYDLRVLADVAVDLADYGNEYIQRNEPWNLVDDDPERAEQVIRDCVQLSKAVAVLAQPVLPEKAERVWGQLGEQGSVADVPLETALERPPAEFDEPTELFSQIEDEHVAALNDQLRKRVEAAGEDEESEADTDDEDEADGMDLEPIADERISFEEFQDVDMRVGEILSADPIEDSDNLMLLEVDIGVETRQVVAGLQGLHEADDLEGTRVILLANMEKAELFGHESDGMVLAAGEDADLLTTHEDAPLGTKIR
- a CDS encoding LiaF transmembrane domain-containing protein — its product is MSTARRRVPTQVLFGLAVLLAGLLLLLDTTGTYDTSVLWRFVPSLFVLLGLYAIAVSGFRNLFGPVVVVIVAGLWQLSALGLVDAAELGSLWPLLVVLFGLSLLLSHYRRSPAATPDSHVSSMAVLGGSETRVTTDQFTGADLTALFGAATVDLRDATVPEKPAHVNAIAMFGGVEIVVPREWNVRLDVLPILGGVSDDRVRSADVHDEVDLVVTGLVAFGGVAVED
- a CDS encoding YqaA family protein, which produces MKVVVPLEGLPVLLASCPTTGDPVGFERAVCTATGPVGLLLIGVYSFLIAFVLPLPSEIVLAPASSLRLGLPTSLDLAVVIVISGLGKAAGSVFAFHLGQEAKQSGPVVRFLRRSRFDVVAWSERRTVELAQQFGYVGLALALSVPGFPDTLSIYAFSVLEEDYLKFALATFAGSVGRLLVTLGLIGGASLAF
- the mfnA gene encoding tyrosine decarboxylase MfnA, yielding MQRAEPQEFERVLSSMCTEPHPAAREAAERFLATNPGDPGTYERVAELEAEAVETLGTITGLPEPEGYVTSGGTEANIQAVRIARNRAETDDPNVVAPEHAHFSFRKAAETLSVELRTAPATNYRADVDAMAELIDGDTVCVVGVAGTTEYGQVDPIPAIADLAADAGALCHVDAAWGGFYLPFTDHRWHFGHADVDTLTIDPHKVGQAAVPAGGLLVRSADLLDELAIDTPYLESTSQVTLTGTRSGAGVASAVAAMDALWPDGYRETYDREMDNAEWLADQLAARGHDVVGPELPLVAADLSRPMAAELRERDWRVSKTSAGELRVVCMPHVTRSMLRSFVDDLDWY
- the ppsA gene encoding phosphoenolpyruvate synthase, translated to MPVRWLEDITADDLASVGGKAASLGELAGAGLPVPPAFVVTADTYRTFVESTGIDEELFDAVDVDPEDSQALAEAAERARELITGTDLPESVREEILSAHEDLDHEAVAVRSSATAEDLPDASFAGQQETFLNVERADLLDRVRECWASLFTQRAIYYRAEQGFDHHTVDVAVVVQAMVDADASGVMFTSHPSTGAPQAVIEAAWGLGEGVVSGSVSPDNYVVDRQAGEVAEVTVADKKTKFVRDGGETVERAVPDDRREERVLTEDLLDRLLAVGERVEDHYGEPQDVEWAITGDPASEGGDDPRVYLLQSRPITTIDDAVAADADGAADGEAGGVADGGAMTAQGETGVLASGVGASPNAATGTVRLVRKLDQLDKVEGGDVIVTEMTTPDMVPAMKRAAAIVTDEGGMTSHAAIVSRELGVPAVVGTDGASDRLRDGQRVTVDGDTGTVRAGDEAAGGESDPATGDDAATDQTAADAGAGAAAGPSPTPKPMTGTEIKVNVSIPEAAERAAATGADGVGLLRIEHMVLSTGKTPRRYVEDHGEDAYVEELVDGIREVAEAFYPRPVRVRTLDAPTDEFRQLDGGADEPDEHNPMLGYRGIRRSLDQPDPFRLELSAVRKLYDMGYDNVELMLPLVTDAEDVVRAKSLMEEAGIDPDKRTWGVMVETPASALGVEELCETGIDFASFGTNDLTQYTLAVDRNNERVAGRFDELHPAVLDLIERTIDVCNDHDVATSICGQAGSKPEMVQFLVDEGVTSISANVDAVRDVQQEVKRVEQRLLLESVRE